ATTCAAAAATCCAaatgttgtatttgttcacagaACACCTGCAGTATTTCAGAAGTACACATGTCCAAATAgacataaataaaaacatgttttacaaTAGTAAATACTTCCTTTTTAAAATCATCAGGTTTCATTTCATGATTGTGTTATTTTCTCTTTCAATTTTACATGATCATAACGTGCAATTCATTAATTATTTTTGATATTATATAGTTATAGTGCatattatcttgtttttctATTCATCTCTCCACATCAGTTAATGCACATTAACACGGGGTCTTACCTTACTTGAACGATAACAGAGGTAATATTTGAATAAAGGCCCCACGGTCTCGTCTCTCAGACCGTAGATCAAAGGACTCAAGCAGCGTGGCAGAATAAGAACAAGAAGATAATTCAGATATCTGAGGATTATAAATAGAGAAGTGCTGCTTCCTGACATCATGTACAGTGTTCTCTCTATTGTAGCATATAGAAAAGAGGAGAGACACAGACAAAGTTGAATCAGGTGCAATAGCACTGTCTTGAGGGCTTTCTTAGCAGAATCTTTATCAGATTTAACAGACCTGGCTGTGATCATAATCCTAATATAAGTAAAAATGATAATTACTGcaacagacacaaaataaagaatCTCAAACCCTTGAGCTTTATCCATCTGCCATTTGGCTAAATATAGTTTCTCATGCGTGCAAAAAATGTAACTTTTGAAATGATCAGGTTTgacaataaatgtaaaaataatgtctATAACAATGTTTAG
This sequence is a window from Misgurnus anguillicaudatus chromosome 9, ASM2758022v2, whole genome shotgun sequence. Protein-coding genes within it:
- the LOC129424485 gene encoding odorant receptor 131-2; translation: MASVNGTVTEESIIFEQFFRVDFNAVNFTKIVVPVSMSLFFIFINFIMLFALGSKSVFYETPRYILFGHMLVNDTVLLAFTTIIYIILIIPLPLTKAVCTVLVCITYCTFRNAPLILAVMSLERYVAICFPLRHSSIATPKRTNIILGFIWILSSLNIVIDIIFTFIVKPDHFKSYIFCTHEKLYLAKWQMDKAQGFEILYFVSVAVIIIFTYIRIMITARSVKSDKDSAKKALKTVLLHLIQLCLCLSSFLYATIERTLYMMSGSSTSLFIILRYLNYLLVLILPRCLSPLIYGLRDETVGPLFKYYLCYRSSKVRPRVNVH